TGACCGACATGGCGCGTTCCGTGAAGGGCGAAGTCATTTCCTCCACCTTCGACGAACCGGCCGCGCGTCACGTGCAGGTAGCCGAAATGGTGCTGGAAAAAGCAAAACGCCTTGTCGAACACAAGCGCGATGTCGTGATCCTGCTCGATTCCATCACGCGCCTTGGCCGCGCGTACAACACGGTCGTTCCGTCGTCGGGAAAAGTCCTGACCGGCGGTGTCGATGCGAACGCGCTGCAACGTCCGAAACGCTTCTTCGGCGCGGCGCGTAACATCGAACAGGGTGGCTCACTCACGATCATTTCAACCGCGCTGATCGATACCGGTTCGCGCATGGACGAGGTGATTTTCGAGGAGTTCAAAGGTACCGGTAACTCGGAAATCGTCCTCGACCGCAAGCTCTCCGACAAGCGCGTCTTCCCGGCGATCGACATCCAGAAGTCGGGTACGCGCAAAGAAGAGCTGCTGGTCGAACAGGGCATGCTGTCGAAAATGTGGATCCTGCGCAAGCTGATGTCCCCCATGGGTACGACAGACAGCATGGAATTCCTCATCGACAAAATGAAGGACACCAAGAACAACGACGAGTTCTTCAAGCTGATGAACCAGTAAAGGGCCGATATGCCCAGCACCGGTGTTATCCTCTCAATACTGGCGCTTCTGGTCGCGGTCTTCCTGATCCGCGAACATTTTGTCCTGTGGAAGGGCACCAAGCAGCGCAGCAAGCTTTGGGTGCAGTTCAAGCCGGATGATCCATTGATGACCGCGGCAGCGCAAAAAGCGCGCGATTTGCTGCCATTGTTCGATACGCTGCGGGAAAAATATCCGCGTTATTCGTCGTTGGCGCTCGGGCCGATCCGCGAAGACGGCGATACGACGCCTGTGCTTGTCCGGCGCAAAACAGAAGAAGGTTACATCGTCTGCCGCGCTGAAAACAAGAAAGACGGCACCGCCGTTGAAGTCGGCGACGAGTTCCTAGCGAAAACAGGCGATATCGTCGACTGGATTGTCTATGAAAGCGAGAAGAAAGACCGCATTTATGGCGGATATACCTTGCGTGCCGTCGTGGAAATCGCCGAACGCGACGGATTTTTTGTCCCCGCGCCCGCCCGTCGCCAATTCGAGAAATTTATCGACGCTTAGGGCGTGCCAACCGACACGCCGGCCATCTTCAGCAGCGTCAGCACCCATGATGGTTTCTGGAACGCAAAAAACGCGCAAAGCGCCCAGGCTACAAGCGTCGTGCCCAGCGCATGCGTGCCCTGCTCGCCCGCCGGGGGCAGACCCCTGTCCGTATTGTTGACCACCTCGCCCGGCAGCAGTTTTTGCAATGCACCGCCCGCCATATAACGCACCGTCATCCATGCGATGAAGAACCCGGTTAGCCACACAAGAAGATCGGCAACGAACGCGAATTTGGCATAGCCAAGCGCGCCAATTTTGGCCGCATTATACATTTGCGCAGGGCTGAAGTAATATCCCGCATAAAAGCCAGCGGCAATCAGGCTGCCAAGGATAAGCCCCTTGATGCGCGGGCCCTTACTGATGGCCAGAATGGCACTGCCCGCGTATTTAATGCCTGCCTTGATGAATTTATCGGATATCACCAACGGATATTCGGCAATGATCGTTTGGTACACCTGACGTTTGGAATGATGGGACAGTCCGCTCAGGATCTGGCGCAGCACGCGGTACTTACAGGCCTGCGCGATTAACGCTTCGGCAGCCAGCGGACCTTTAGACAGCTTGAACAGCGCGTTGATGCCGGGCTTGATGACGGGGTCCAGCACCGGGTCGATGCCCATGATCTTGCCGGTCAGTCCTGCGACACCGGACGGATATTGCTTGCCTTCAATCGAAAATTCCACGTTCGCGATAGGCAGGAACGCAAGGAAGGGCACGACCAGAAGTTTTTGCTCGGTGTTCTGGTTCAGGCGGAAAATTTCCGCATGCTCCTCGGTCGCCAGTTCGCGTTCGCCCAACCGGTCTATAATTTCCTGCAGGTCCTGCGGCATCAGCTCGCGATCCATTTCGAACTTGCCCTCGGCATGGAATGTCATGTCGTAGGTATGCGTCCAGAAACCGCTGCGGTCGCATTCGGTGCAGGCAATCTTGGTCTGGCCGCGGCAGATGCTGCATTTGACCGACTTCATGCCGTTGCAGGCGGTGCATAAAATGCGCCCGACAGATGAACAGCGCTGGCACGGGATATACCCGCCGTCCTGGGATTGTACGCCGCCGCTGCCATAGCATGCTGGGCATTGCGCCTGACCGGTCGATGCGCAGTTAACACAGCCCACGCCGCCCGTGCCGCTGCAGGTGGTGCAGGGATAGCTTGCAAGGCCGGCGCATTTCGAACACCGGTCGACAACGCAAAACTGTTTTTGGGTCACTTTCAGCGGATGCTTGAACGGCTTCATGCCCCAGCCGCGACCGGGGTCCTGGTCCAGCACCTGCAGCAACTCGATCTGGACGTTTTTGTCTGTCACGGCTTCAGGCGCAAGAGCGGCGGCAGCGGCAATCACCGCAGCTTCGCTATCCAACACTTTTCCGTGCTCGCGCTTGCCGCTGAGCTGGCCTTTGACGAAGTCGGGCTTCAGCTCGATGAAAATGGCGCCCGGAAGCTGATGTACCAGTGTTTCGTGCCGCGCAAGACGCACTTGTTCGGCTTTCAGCCCGTTGCCATCGACCAGCCTGCCTAGTGTTTCGGCCGCTTTCTGGCTGATCTGGAAGTGCTGTTCCGACGGTTGTTCGGGGACGAAATCCGGCTCCGACATTATTTGTCCCCGCTCTTGCTCAGGTGCTGCGCCAGGAAATCGGCAGTACGCGCGTTGGCCATATGCGCCGCTTCCTTGTCGTAGTGATCGCCGCCTTCGCGCGCAAAAGCGTGATCGACGCCGGGATAGACGTGGATTTCGACATTGTCGTGGCTGTTCAGCGTTGCGCGGATTTTCTGCTGCGCGGGCATCGGGACAAACTTGTCTTTTTCGGCGATATGCATCAACAGCTGATGGCGGATGTCGCCCGCCTCGTCCAGCATGTCCTGAATGCCGACACCGTAATAGCTGACGTTGCAATCCGCATCCGACCGCGCCGCCATCAGGAAAGCAAGCTTGCCGCCCAGACAGTATCCAAGCGTACCCGCCTTGCCTGTGCAGCCCTTGTCGTTTCGGATATGGGCAAGGGTTGATTTCAAATCTTCGATGCCCAGATCGACATTAAAACCCTGATAAAGCTTGAACGCCTGCGCCCATTCGGCTTCGGACTTGTCCGTCAGCTGCACGCCCGGTTCCTGCCGCCAAAAAAGGTCGGGGGCGATCGCAATAAAACCGGCCGCAGCCAGGTTGTCGCAGATATCACGCATTACTTTATTGATGCCGAAAATTTCCTGGATGACGACCACAGCCGATGACGGCGTTTTACTTTCGGGATAGGACACATAGGCACCGAACTGGCCGCCGTCATGTGCTTTTATTTGTATATCTTTTTTCATATAAAAACCCTCATAAATCTTTCCCAGACTATCGTCTTATGAAGGCGGGTCAATATTAAACTGGCGCTGCTCAGCCGTCATTCGCAGCTTCATGCCGCCGTCTTGCGCGTTCATCAAGCAGCAGCTCCCGCAGGGCATCGGCATCCGTCACGGGCGCGGAACAGCTGCGCCCGAAACAGACATATGCCGCCGCTTTTTCGCCGATGGGTGTCTTGCCGTGCGCGGGGTGGTTTTCGGGCAGGCTTTTGCCGTCCTGCGTTTCCATCACAACCAGCCGCGGCAGGGAAACGGATTTGATGGCGCCCAGCAGCTGCTCGCGGCCGTTCCTGCCGGCAATAACGACCGATGCGGGGTGCGAGAGGAAATCGCTGTTGGCCAGAAGCGTCGAAAGCGGATAAAAGCGCTGCATGATATCGCCGGAAAACGCGCGCGCGGTTGCTTCGGCATATTCAAGATAATGGGGTTTGCCGGTGACAAGATAAAGCCGCATCAATACGCCCACCATCGTGCCGTTGCCCGCAGGCGTGGCCGTATCATCCGCGGTTTTCGGCCGCAACAGCAAATCAGGCTGCGCGGCCGACAGGAAAAACCCCTTGCTGGCGGGATCCCAGTAATCAGCCACCGCGACCGATGCCCAGGTTTCGGCTTGCGCCAGATAAGCCGTATTGCGCGTTACCTCGTAAAATAGCAACGCCGCCTCGCTCATATTGGCGTAGTCGTCCAGCGTTCCGGCATGGGCGGATTTTCCGTCGCAAAAAACATGCATCAGCCGGCCGTCCTGCAGCATCATGTTTTGTGTCACGAAACGAAACGCATGTCCTGCCGTTCTCAGCAGCTCGGGCGCATCCAGCGCCGCATGCGCCAGCAAAAGCCCCGCGATGGCAAGCCCGTTCCAGTCGGCCAGCACCTTGTCGTCGCGTGCGGGCGGCGTGCGCAGGTCGCGCGATGACTTCAGCTTTTTGCGCAGTGATTGCAGCCTGCGCTCGTCATCCGCCGATAACGGCGTGATTTGCGCCAGACGGTTGGGGATGTTGACACCTTCCCAGTTTCCGCCCTGCGTGATGTCATAGACGCGGCGGAACAGCGCGCTGTCATTGCCGAGCAGCGCGTCGATTTCGGCGGCACGCCAGATATAATAAGCGCCTTCTTCGGCATGTCCTGCCGATGTCAGGCTGTCAGCATCGAAGCTGCTGGCAAAGCCTGTGGCGTCGTTATGCGTGACGGACATATCGCGCTCCAGCCATGCTGCCGTTTCGCGGATGCGCTCGGCGAATAGCGGATTTTTCGTCTCGCGATATACTTCGGATAAAACTTTCAGGAACAGCGCGTTGTCATACAGCATCTTCTCGAAATGCGGCACCAGCCATTCGGCATCGACAGTATAACGACAGAACCCGCCGCCCAGATGGTCGTAAAGGCCGCCCTGGCACATATGCGTCAGGCCGAGAATAACGGCGGATTTGAACGCATCGCTGCCGGTGCGGATATATGCATCCCACAGCAGGGAAATAATCGTCAGCGACGGAAACTTCGGCGCGTCGCCGATCCCGCCGTTCACGTCGTCCATGCGCGACAGGAAATAAAGGCCGATCTTGTCCAGCGTTTCGCGCGACACGATATGGCCCTCCTGCCGTTCCTGCAACTTATGCAGGGCCGTTGTCAGGCTTTTCACGTTATGCGTGATCTTGTCCTGTTGCGCATGCCAGCTTTCGTTTACGCCGCGCAAAACCTCGCGAAAACCGGGCAGCCCGTGGCGGGGCAGGGGCGGGAAATATGTGCCGCCCCAGAACGGTTCGCGCCCGGGTGTCAGGAACATCGTCAGCGGCCAGCCACCCTGCTGACCCATCAATGCCAGCGCGTTTTGATAGATCATGTCGATATCGGGGCGTTCTTCGCGGTCGACTTTGATATTAATGAAATGTTGGTTCATCAATGCTGCCGTATCGCCGTCCTCGAAACTTTCATGCGCCATCACATGGCACCAATGACACGCGGCGTAGCCGATCGACAGCAATATGGGCTTGTTCAGGGCTTTCGCTTTTTCAAAGGCATCGGCACCCCACGGCATCCAATGCACAGGGTTGTCCT
This sequence is a window from Alphaproteobacteria bacterium. Protein-coding genes within it:
- a CDS encoding dienelactone hydrolase family protein; amino-acid sequence: MKKDIQIKAHDGGQFGAYVSYPESKTPSSAVVVIQEIFGINKVMRDICDNLAAAGFIAIAPDLFWRQEPGVQLTDKSEAEWAQAFKLYQGFNVDLGIEDLKSTLAHIRNDKGCTGKAGTLGYCLGGKLAFLMAARSDADCNVSYYGVGIQDMLDEAGDIRHQLLMHIAEKDKFVPMPAQQKIRATLNSHDNVEIHVYPGVDHAFAREGGDHYDKEAAHMANARTADFLAQHLSKSGDK
- a CDS encoding thioredoxin domain-containing protein, which produces MNLLANETSSYLRQHKDNPVHWMPWGADAFEKAKALNKPILLSIGYAACHWCHVMAHESFEDGDTAALMNQHFINIKVDREERPDIDMIYQNALALMGQQGGWPLTMFLTPGREPFWGGTYFPPLPRHGLPGFREVLRGVNESWHAQQDKITHNVKSLTTALHKLQERQEGHIVSRETLDKIGLYFLSRMDDVNGGIGDAPKFPSLTIISLLWDAYIRTGSDAFKSAVILGLTHMCQGGLYDHLGGGFCRYTVDAEWLVPHFEKMLYDNALFLKVLSEVYRETKNPLFAERIRETAAWLERDMSVTHNDATGFASSFDADSLTSAGHAEEGAYYIWRAAEIDALLGNDSALFRRVYDITQGGNWEGVNIPNRLAQITPLSADDERRLQSLRKKLKSSRDLRTPPARDDKVLADWNGLAIAGLLLAHAALDAPELLRTAGHAFRFVTQNMMLQDGRLMHVFCDGKSAHAGTLDDYANMSEAALLFYEVTRNTAYLAQAETWASVAVADYWDPASKGFFLSAAQPDLLLRPKTADDTATPAGNGTMVGVLMRLYLVTGKPHYLEYAEATARAFSGDIMQRFYPLSTLLANSDFLSHPASVVIAGRNGREQLLGAIKSVSLPRLVVMETQDGKSLPENHPAHGKTPIGEKAAAYVCFGRSCSAPVTDADALRELLLDERARRRHEAANDG